The genomic DNA GGTCAATGATACGTAGTTGCTAGAAAGCACATCCACTCTTATTAGATATTACTGAGTTGGATAGATGGACTGCAGCAGTCTGTTGACCTTTGTTCTCGCTGCAGAACTTTGTCATATAAAAAGCCAGCTAGGGGTTTGTACGTAACCAAAGATGAAATGATTATAACTTTCTATGTATCGAGGGACTTTGATTTGTAcataaatgcaaaaaataaaagtgtaaacGCTGTCTCCAGATGATTTATTTGGTGCAGTAGTCTGTTATATAATTTGCTTTATGATAAGCGTGGTTAATGAAACAGAAGGCAGCTCGGTTACTGTGTAAACATGAGTTAAACTACAGTATACAGCTCTTGAAATTGAAGCGGGCTCAAAGGGCATGAAATTTAGTCTTAGCATTTAGTGCCAAGGCCACTAACGTTGTGGTTAAAATCTTTCcgttctttatttcttttaaacagATTATCATACGTTCTTTAGATTTAGatctttgtattttatattgaaaATGAATTTTTAGTGAGGTCAAAGTGATATAATCTGCTCTTGATACATGTGATCTTGCCCTTGATCCCCacctaaatattttaaacattttcatgaCAAAAGAAATGTTCTTCAGCCTAATCTTAATCAGATACAAAAGCATAATTTGGCCGTGCAGCAAGACAGAAAGCCAAAAGGTCAGGAGCAAGGAAAGCTGACAGGATAAGACGAACTATCAAGGTCTACCTGATCTAAACACCAATGAGTTGCTGTAGCAGAACCTTCCATTAGCATGTCATGCTCTAAATCTCTCCAGTAGCACTTAGTTTAAGtaataaagcaaataaaatatTCTATTATCAATTCTGTTAGTTCTAGACCATATTGTGTTAACTCATGTTCTTTTCCTGAATTAGATTTTGTAATGAAAATCAAAGCTGAGTGATAAATAGGCAAAAATAAAGGAGGCAAATACAGCACCTTTGGGGTTGTTTACAAAACAGAGGCTAAGCCTAGTCCTGAGctacacagcatttttaaattGGGTCTTTCCATTGAAAGAAGGATATAGTCAAGGACTAAGCCTTCATTTCTATTCCTAAACACTGATATTATGAATTAATCATATTGCAGAAATGCGATAAATAAAGATCAGGGATTGGTGATAGGATATTTTTGCAGAATCAGAAACCATGTTTCTGTCAGAAATAACTAGTCACTGAATCTGCACCGTCTTCCAGAAAGTCCTATTTTTGACTTATCTCTCCATTGGTTATTATTCCAATTGGTTATTATTCATCAAGCGTTATGTTATAGttagcgttttttttttttttgccttgcaGCTCCTTCAGGAATAATATTTCTGCAGTTTCTTTCTAATGGTGGAAACAGCAAAGCTGAATTTATCTAAGACAAGTGAGGTTTGAAGTTGAAATGTTTGTCTGAGACACATTCTGGCTTCCTAGGAAGATTTACTGCTGTTGTAAAAAATGATAATAGCTTTCACAAGGTTTGCACCCATTCATAATGGATTTGTAAACCTTCctgtacaaataagtttgaaagtgtttttgtgtaacgtgtaattggaatataaaatacaaaccttctgtcattgtcattttatggtaaatacattttgtattaatcattaaaatagtgattttatttttaaaaataaactaaaattaagtattaataatCTATGTTCACTATTGCTAATGTTAAGATCGCAGtctttaaattgtctaaatAAAACACACGCATACTTTTGTACACAATATTACCGACAAAAAAAATCGATGTACATGCTTTGCAGTGTTCTTTCCTTAATGGGACTCATCAACAAATTCTTCTACTGTGTaatttttagattattttatGGTGAATAAAATAGCAAtgtgtggcacggtggtgcagcaggtagtgttgcagtcactcagctccagggaccttgaggttgtgggttcaagtcctgcttagggtgactgtctgtgaggagtttaatgtgttctccccgtgtctgcgtgggtttcctcccacgttccaaaaacacacgttggtaggtggattggtgactcaaaagtttctgttggtgtgagtgtgtgtcaccctgtgaaggactgtcgcccccttcagggtgagtgaataaatgaattaattaaaatggcAACACTCATTTTTactactacacaacagttaccataaactGACAAAACATCAATAAAACTCTACGGCATACAATACGTCGCTGGAAAGATTTCAGTTCACTGTGTGGATTCAAGAGACTTAGTGGTAATTTTCTCTattcagttaaaataaataaaaatccctCACTGCCAGCTTTTTCATTTTAGTGTTCTCGCCTGCAATGAAGTTGTATAGTTCTAGTGAGTAACCTTAAGTTCATGGCTCTCCTATAAATCTTGTGATGGCTCTGGCTTTATTGGATCACTTGACTATGACAGATAATCTCATGACTTCAGATAAGAGTGAGGGTTTTTAACTACAAAAGTGTCAGGATCTTGCCATTGTTGGGAGAGAAGGAAACACTCAGGTAAGTAGTTTCATTCTTGTTAAATTGGTTATAAGCctacaataataaattaatactaTTCTTTACACTATTACTTGTGTTTTTTGACCTCTGTCCAGTTAAAATTTGAATTGATCTTTCTTTAGGATGTCCCAAATCATGATCTTGTGCCTGCTGTCCCTCATATCCTTCACTGGGGCCAAGTCACAAGCCTCTCCACTATCCCAGGAAATGGTCAACATTATCAACAAGGCCAATACTACTTGGACagtaatgtttaatatttttatatttcagctTTTACAAAATTTAAAATATGGAACAGAATTATTTGGTCTAAAGCTTTGAAAAGCTCTCATTAAAAACTAACCACAAAAATATCAAATCAActaaagtgtatatatatatttgaatcaGTTTCTCTTTCTTCATCTTTGTGTCCTTTCTCATTTCCATTCCATTCCTTTTATTTCATCGCAGGCCACGCTAAACTTTGATAATGTGGACTACAGTTATTTGAAATCACTCTGTGGTACCATATTGAGACGTCCCCGGCTCTCTGAAATGTAGGTAAAATATATTCTTGCCAAATACctaccaaataataataataaattgggCACCCACGGtcaaattccatttattatttttttgggtgaaaataaatatatattctattaaGCAAGTAAGCGAATAAGTGAATCTTTATTTATGTAGCACTTTTCTAGAAAAgtctcaaagtgctttacaataaaacacaataaaaaaacaataaaaatcatACACATTTCTGCATTTCTTTCTCTATTGTCTCTTTATAGTTTCATAaacttgtattttattttgtataatgtCTTTTATTATGAATCTTGTTTATAATTCCACCCTAAAGCAATTTTTTTGTTACTACATATATCAGGGTCAGTTTTGCTGAAGGCTTTCAACTGCCAGATAGCTTTGACTCCAGAGATCAGTGGCCTGACTGCAATACCATCAGCCAAATTCGTGACCAAGGCTCATGTGGATCATGCTGGGTATGCCATACTGACTACACACGTTTTAATCAAACCCTTCTTCCTGTTACTGTGTCATTATAATCCTGTTATGATTCTTTTGTGGTCGTAGGCCTTTGGAGCTGTCGAGGCTATATCAGACAGAATTTGTATCCATAGCGGTGCCAAAGTCATAGTGGAGATCTCTGCAGAAGACCTGCTTTCATGTTGTGATGAATGTGGGATGGGGTGTGTACGACACTTACTCAGTATTTCCTCTTGTAATATAGACCAGTGGTGGACCtgtgtgtgggtcctgaccattaaagagcagtgtgaaatgtggataagaaagtatgcagagaaataagTGTACTACAatttgtaactgtagaactacaaagtgctcatgtgtggtcagtgaagctgataaaatggacagtgagtgtagatacaaggcagGTGTTCCTAACTCAGTGATCGTTCAGTATAGTGTTTTACAGATATGTGTTATCTCACTGTATGCTTGTTATTTTGTACCAGTTGCTATGGAGGTTTTCCAGATGCTGCTTGGGAATTCTGGACCAAAACTGGCCTGGTGACTGGGGGACTCTATGACTCTAATGTTGGTGAGTTTTAACACATTGAAGCAGCTAGCTACTTGTCCTAGAGAGCATATTAGTCTTTGCTCTCCCAGTGGATACAATAGGCCATACTCTGCCTGCGTGTCTCTACTCATGGTGCTAGCTAGCACGGCTAGCAGTTTGTGTCAGACAGTTTTCAGCCATAGCTATTATAGTAGATTAGCCAATGtagatatatttaatatactAAAAGCATTCGACACATAGCAATTCCAATTCCACATTCGACAATTCCAATTCGACAATTCCAGATATTGCTATTGTCATCATTCTTTATTTGGCCCTTTGCAGATATTGCAAAAATCTCAAATGAGAATATTATACTTTTGGAAGGATATTCTATATAAGTTTATTGGTAACATTTTACAATACTAGTACacaaatagggcggcacggtggcgcagcagggagtttcgcagtcacacagctccagggacctggaggttgtgggttcgattccggctccgggtgtctatgaggagtttggtgtgttctcctcgtgtccgcgtgggtttactcccacagtccaaaaacacacgttggtaggtggattgacaactcaaaagtgtccgtaggtgtgaatgtgtgagtgtgtgtgtgtgtgttgccctgtgaaggactggcgccccctccagggtgtattcccaccttgcacccaatgattccaggtaggctctggacccaccgtgaccctgaaatggataagcggttacagataatggatggatggatggtacacaaataagcatatattaatacGTCATTAATGATGTCCCCATAGTgaattaatacatacattaatgcttaatatatcaGGAAATAACAATGGGATATACATTAATGACCATGTTAGTCATACATAAATAGCCATTAACAAGGGTAAACATTAAGTATCAACATCTTGTTAATTCAGTCTGCTAATGAGTACTATGACTGTGATACTATGATTATGAGATAATTAATGACgtattaatatatgcttatttgtgtaccagtattgtaaagatttaccattttatttttagtgtgAGAGTTATTGCCaaacatagtaataaaagtgtgGAGAAATAGGAGTGCTGATTAAATATGaagaaaacataaacaaaataaaagtagccaaaaaaaaaaaaacaaagctttgTATAAAGGTCAGCtgtctcattctcatttaaagaaacaggtgcgAAACCAGTCTTTCTGAACTGGGCTGTTTAGAATAGGTAAAACAGTGCTCTGTTCCATGATCCATACGTTTGACCAGGACAGGGCAGGAACAACACCTTGCAGAAATGAGAGACATTGAGCTTAAGATTCTTACTGCTAAATTTGTCTAATTTTCttacaaaattaaaattaagttCTACAAAATGCCATGCATTTGAAGGTGAAGAGCATTTATTGCACATGTTACAGGCTGCAGGCCCTACACAATCGCTCCATGTGAGCACCATGTGAATGGCACACGGCCACCATGCTCAGGAGAGGAGAAAACCCCTGACTGTGTGAATCAATGTATTGATGGGTACTCTCCCTCCTACCCTGAAGACAGGCACTTTGGTAAGCACTTCAGCACAAACTGTAACTGTAAACATCTTTCATTTGCTTTTATATGGAGTTTATAAGTGATCATTCTTAAAGGAACTCTATGTAACAttatggttgttttttttttcattttatttctagtGCACATTCAGATTCAAAACTCACTTATCTGTTCACctatttttttgttctttttctccctGCAGGCCAGCGCTCGTACTCCATTCCCTCTGACCCCAAGCAGATCATGTCTGAGATCTACAAAAATGGCCCAGTTGAAGCAGCTTTTTCTGTCTATGAGGACTTTCTGCTTTACAagacaggttattttcattacGAGCCTCACCACTGAtagttaaatgtatttttggaaaAATATTAAGACTCACCATACCAGTTTGTTCTGTGATTCCTCATAATCCCTGTTTTATATCATTGTTGTTTAATGCTTTAAAGAGCAAGACAAGCAGAATTTTAGCCCCACCTCTGTGTTCGTTGAAGATACTTAGATAACCTCCACCGGTAGTCGTAACATAATCATCAGTAGGACAGTAAGGCTCAGACAGAGCCCGGAAATTTTACTGCTGCACAGtgtaacacattttcaatgaCATGCACAATGCAGATTTTCGCTGTGCTTAGCTCATGACTGGGAAATGTTGTACATTCCACAAGTGGTGTGAAAAGAGGCTTGCTCCACTTTTACCAACAAAAATTAGCAACAGTAGTAATGAAAGTGatcttttaaatgattttatattttttctttaaggCACAACTCAACAATGGCTTTGCACCTCCTTAATTAACTAGATTATACTCAATAGAAAGGGTCTGTGCTTGAGGATGGCCATATTTACCATCTCTTTCATGACATCAAATAAAATCTCATCTCTGTACatcaaaatgacatatttaggAGTTATTTCCAAGAAGAAATATATTAATGTCTTTAATTTGGCTTAGATGTAATTCTACTCTTTTGCACGCACCCCTCTGCTTCTCTCCTCCAGTGAGCTAACCTGGAAAGTCCCATTCCACAAATTGACAGGATCAGTCTTATATGCATGAAACCCTATCTGTTTTTTAGACTGACACTAGTACAGTGTATTATGTACGGTGTATATGCCACTTGTGATACATTCTAGCATATAAGAAACTCCACTTAGCAGGTTTAGCACAGAATTGCTAATACATTCAGACTGCTAGGTATCAGGGCTATATCATACCATGAAGACAATCTTTGGAGAAAATAACTCCTCCTTTCCTTAGGAGTGTACCAGCATGTGACTGGAGGACTCCTGGGTGGACATGCCATCAAGATACTTGGCTGGGGAGAGGAGAATGGCACTCCCTACTGGTTGG from Hoplias malabaricus isolate fHopMal1 chromosome 7, fHopMal1.hap1, whole genome shotgun sequence includes the following:
- the ctsbb gene encoding cathepsin Bb isoform X2 gives rise to the protein MSQIMILCLLSLISFTGAKSQASPLSQEMVNIINKANTTWTVIFAEGFQLPDSFDSRDQWPDCNTISQIRDQGSCGSCWAFGAVEAISDRICIHSGAKVIVEISAEDLLSCCDECGMGCYGGFPDAAWEFWTKTGLVTGGLYDSNVGCRPYTIAPCEHHVNGTRPPCSGEEKTPDCVNQCIDGYSPSYPEDRHFGQRSYSIPSDPKQIMSEIYKNGPVEAAFSVYEDFLLYKTGVYQHVTGGLLGGHAIKILGWGEENGTPYWLAANSWNEDWGDKGYFKILRGKDHCGIESEMVAGMPKL
- the ctsbb gene encoding cathepsin Bb isoform X1; this encodes MSQIMILCLLSLISFTGAKSQASPLSQEMVNIINKANTTWTATLNFDNVDYSYLKSLCGTILRRPRLSEMVSFAEGFQLPDSFDSRDQWPDCNTISQIRDQGSCGSCWAFGAVEAISDRICIHSGAKVIVEISAEDLLSCCDECGMGCYGGFPDAAWEFWTKTGLVTGGLYDSNVGCRPYTIAPCEHHVNGTRPPCSGEEKTPDCVNQCIDGYSPSYPEDRHFGQRSYSIPSDPKQIMSEIYKNGPVEAAFSVYEDFLLYKTGVYQHVTGGLLGGHAIKILGWGEENGTPYWLAANSWNEDWGDKGYFKILRGKDHCGIESEMVAGMPKL